The following is a genomic window from Prevotella sp. E13-17.
ACTTTTCCCTTCTCCTGATGACTAATCTCACTCCACTGCTTGATGATGTCTTCTTCAGGATAGACCACATAGTGAAGGACGACCGTCACTGGGTAGAGTTCATCACGTAGCGTTATAGATGTCTCATGATCCTTTTGTGTATGCGACACATATTTAAGTATGCTGGTCGGATGTCCATCTGCATGACGAATCTCGAAAGCAGGCTCATAGAAATCCTCACTGCCCATGACAGGATAGACCTCGCTCCCTTGCGTCATCGTGCTGCTCGAGCCACTCACTCTTGGCATGTTTAGTAGTTCCAACGAGGTATCTTCCGTCAGACGCTGTCCCAGATAGGTTTGATACAATCGTCCGTCGTCCTTGACTTGAAGTACCAGTTGCGTACTTTTTGTCTTGATGCTGATGTTTGTCTTTTCAGCCTGTATGCCTATCGCCATCAGCAATAAGGCAAAAGTGATTAGTTGTTTCATGTGTTACTTCTGTTTTGTGCTGCAAAATTAGTAGAAATAGCCGTTACTTGCAAAACGATACGTCTCGAAGAATGACACTTTTGAGGAGTATAAGACCGCGTGCGACAAACGTCGCCTAATTTGCTACATCTGTTGCAATTTTATTTAAGCATTGACAGCAAGAATCTCGCTAAATATTACTATTTTTGCATCCAAATAAATATTATTGCACCTAAATGATGAAAGATATCATAAGAATCGTGACCCTATCATTCGCTATCGTTATGGGTTGCCAAAATTGTTGGGCTATCGATGCAAACCTTGTTTACTACTTCACCCATTTAGACAACCGGAATGGGTTGTCGGAAAACGATGTTAAGAGCATTGTGCAGGACCGATGGGGACTCATCTGGCTGGGCACCAAAAACGGACTTGACCGTTATGACGGTCGCCAACTGAAGCACTATGATGTCACAGATCATGTCGTCAATCGTGGCAATCATAACATTTCTGCATTGATGGAAGACACAAATGGGCAATTATGGGTGGGAACAGACAAAGGTGTGTTTATCTTTAACCCTGTCATAGAAACGTTTTCTTCGTTCGATGTAGCTTCTCAAGACAACAAGCAGATACGTAACTGGATAGCAGAGATCAAACAAGATGGAAACGGAAATATCTGGATTGTTTCTCCCATAGAAGGTGTGTTCCGCTATGATATGGAACGCCAGAGCTTGCAACGCTATGCAACCAGACGTCAGTCAGACGATGCCACTTTCGATCCTCAAAGCATGTGCATCCGGGATGATGGAACAGTGTGGATCGGCACTGCGGGGCAAGGACTCTTCCTGTTAGACCAACAGACCGGACGCATGAAGCAATTCTCGGAAGGCTTGTTGGGACAAGACATCTATAAGCTGACCAATTATGGTGATTGGATATTAGTCGGTGAGCACGAAGGCCAACTAAAGAAATTCAATCCCCAGACAAATGAATTGAAAACCGTAGATGCACAGAATGTACACTATAAGATTATACGCGCCATCGATTTTTATCAGGAGAACATCTATGTAGCCACCCAGGATGGTCTTTATATTATTAACGAACGCCAGCATACCGAGCAGCGTCTCTGCGAGGGTGGCATCATCCCCAACACACTCAGTGACAACATGCTTTACACGCTCTATCGCGACCGCGAAGGCGGACTCTGGATCGGTACGATGCAAAGCGGAGTCAACTACATGCCGCCACGTGGCATACATTTTTATAGCTATATCCCCACAGGACTTCCCGGCTCCCTGAGCAACAAGCACATCCGTGAGATGCAGTGTGATCACAATGGAGACATCTGGATATCAATGGAAGAAGGACATATCAACGTGTTCCATCCAGACCTGCAGATATTTGAAAAGCTTCCCACTCCGCAGTACAAAGGCGGCACAAACCGATTGGCATTGATGGTCGATGATGACTATGTGTGGTCAGGCCTATTCAAGAATGGCCTTGACATCATCAGTGTGAAAACACATCAGATTAAGCATTATTCCCCCGAACAACTTGGTCTGCAGAGCGAAGGATCTGTCTATGCGCTTTTCAAAGACCACGATGGAAATATCTGGCTGGGAACAGCCAAGGGCGTTTATATAAGAAGCGACAATATGCGTTTCAACAAGGTGACCGGCATTCCCGATATCTTTGTGCAGGATATTGTACAGGATTTCGCTGGTGACATTTGGATTTCCACCATTGGCAGTGGCGTGTTCCGATACGACGTACGCTCTGGACGCGCCCAGCAGTATCTTTCAGATTCTAACAGCATCAGTTCCAATGATGTGTCAAGCATCAGCATCGACCATCAAGGGCATCTCTGGTTTGCCACCGACAGAGGCGGTATTTGTACGTATAATCCAAACACAAAGAAGTGGCAGTCGTGGAGTCGTTCAGACGGACTACCGGACGATGTGACCTACAAGGTGTTGGAAGATTCTCTCCACAGGCTGTGGTTCGGAACGAATCATGGATTGGTTTGCGGCAATTTTGAAGAGAACATCACCTTGGTTTATCCAAACAGCAATGGACTGCCAGGCAACCAGTACAACTATAAATCGGCGGTCATCGGAGCCGATGGAACCTTCTATTTTGGCGGGACACAGGGCATTGTGGCTTTTGATCCGATGCTGGCAGGAAAAGACCAACAGGGGAAAGTGCTGATCACCAATTTGCGCGTGGACCGTCAGGATATTCTTCCTGGCGAAAGCGACATTATCGAAGCCAACATTATCGAAGCCAAGGAAATTCACTTGCCTCATGATTTTTCCAGTTTCTCTCTTAGCGTGTCCTCCCTCAATTATCGTGGTGTAGAAGGAGACAGCTATGAATATCAACTCAGTGGGGTCGATAATTCCTGGATACTGGTCCGCAACAATGATGAAGACATCAGTTTCTCGCGTCTTCAGCCAGGCACCTACACATTTCGTGTACGTCCTGCCGGTGGCGACGAAATCACAGAATTGCGTGTCATCGTGGCCTATCCTTGGTGGCTTTCTCCCATCATGAAGATCATTTATTTCGTGTTGCTGAGCATGGTCTCTTATGCTGTTTATCGCATTCTGCAACAGCGTCAACGCCAAAAGGAGAAAGAACGTCAGGAACGATTTGTGGAAGAGAAAGACAAAGAATTGCTTCAGTCGAAGATCAACTTCTTCACCGATATCACACATGAAATACGAACTCCGCTGACGTTGATAAACGGATCGGTTGAAAACATGAACGACCAGCAGGTTGACAATCCCAACCTACTGAAAGACATCAAGGCAATAGGGAAGAACACAAAGCGATTGTTAAACCTGATTAATCAATTGCTGGATTTCCGCAAGGTTGAATCAAACAGTGTCAATCTTTCTTTTGTCAACATCAATTTGAATGCTATGCTCACCAGCATCGTGGACCGCTTTGAGCCTGCTATCAGTCGCATGAACAAGACCATCAGCCTTGACATCGAGACCGAAGGGATTGTCTTGCAAGCAGACAGTGAAGCCATGACCAAGATGATAAGCAACCTGCTTAACAATGCTCGTAAGTATAGCGAATCCTTCATACAGGTTTCTGCACGCACGAATGATGAGCAGCTCCAGATCCACGTCATCAACGATGGCGACAAAATACCTGAAGACAAGGCAGAATACATCTTTCAACCTTTCACCCAGTTAGACAGCACTCATGTGCAGTCTGGCTCAGGCTTAGGACTGTCTATGGCGCGCTCATTGGCTGAGATGCATGGCGGCTCTCTGACTGTCAACACGCTTTCAGAGTACAACGATTTTGTTTTGACATTGCCTTTGCATCAAGAGCATGTTATAGAGATGGAAAGCCCTGCCGAATTTTCAATTTCGCCCGCTAATGTCGTATTAGATAATATGGTGGAAGATGGTTCGGCTGCAATCGGCAACAACGCTCACGAGCATACCATTCTTGTCGTTGAGGACAACGAGGAGGTTATGCAAATGATTGTTGACGGTCTATCGCCCCATTATCAGGTGGTCAAGGCCAAAGATGGTGCTCAAGGTCTTGCCAAGGCACATCGCGACCATGTAGATCTTGTGGTAAGCGATATTATGATGCCTGTGATGGATGGATTGGAAATGTGCCGCAAGATGAAAGAAGACATGG
Proteins encoded in this region:
- a CDS encoding two-component regulator propeller domain-containing protein; protein product: MMKDIIRIVTLSFAIVMGCQNCWAIDANLVYYFTHLDNRNGLSENDVKSIVQDRWGLIWLGTKNGLDRYDGRQLKHYDVTDHVVNRGNHNISALMEDTNGQLWVGTDKGVFIFNPVIETFSSFDVASQDNKQIRNWIAEIKQDGNGNIWIVSPIEGVFRYDMERQSLQRYATRRQSDDATFDPQSMCIRDDGTVWIGTAGQGLFLLDQQTGRMKQFSEGLLGQDIYKLTNYGDWILVGEHEGQLKKFNPQTNELKTVDAQNVHYKIIRAIDFYQENIYVATQDGLYIINERQHTEQRLCEGGIIPNTLSDNMLYTLYRDREGGLWIGTMQSGVNYMPPRGIHFYSYIPTGLPGSLSNKHIREMQCDHNGDIWISMEEGHINVFHPDLQIFEKLPTPQYKGGTNRLALMVDDDYVWSGLFKNGLDIISVKTHQIKHYSPEQLGLQSEGSVYALFKDHDGNIWLGTAKGVYIRSDNMRFNKVTGIPDIFVQDIVQDFAGDIWISTIGSGVFRYDVRSGRAQQYLSDSNSISSNDVSSISIDHQGHLWFATDRGGICTYNPNTKKWQSWSRSDGLPDDVTYKVLEDSLHRLWFGTNHGLVCGNFEENITLVYPNSNGLPGNQYNYKSAVIGADGTFYFGGTQGIVAFDPMLAGKDQQGKVLITNLRVDRQDILPGESDIIEANIIEAKEIHLPHDFSSFSLSVSSLNYRGVEGDSYEYQLSGVDNSWILVRNNDEDISFSRLQPGTYTFRVRPAGGDEITELRVIVAYPWWLSPIMKIIYFVLLSMVSYAVYRILQQRQRQKEKERQERFVEEKDKELLQSKINFFTDITHEIRTPLTLINGSVENMNDQQVDNPNLLKDIKAIGKNTKRLLNLINQLLDFRKVESNSVNLSFVNINLNAMLTSIVDRFEPAISRMNKTISLDIETEGIVLQADSEAMTKMISNLLNNARKYSESFIQVSARTNDEQLQIHVINDGDKIPEDKAEYIFQPFTQLDSTHVQSGSGLGLSMARSLAEMHGGSLTVNTLSEYNDFVLTLPLHQEHVIEMESPAEFSISPANVVLDNMVEDGSAAIGNNAHEHTILVVEDNEEVMQMIVDGLSPHYQVVKAKDGAQGLAKAHRDHVDLVVSDIMMPVMDGLEMCRKMKEDMETSHIPVVMLTARQTLDNRLEGLRAGADAYIEKPFSFAHLLTQIETLLQNRQRERESFVKRPYLPVQSSGISKVEELFISQITEKIIKNIHQSEFNVEQLAAEMCMSRSSLHRKIKEVSDMTPIDFIRLIRLKKAAELIREKGYRSNEVCEMVGINSPSYFIKLFQKQFGMTPKEFAMKKE